Proteins from a genomic interval of Rhizobium etli CFN 42:
- a CDS encoding DUF2232 domain-containing protein, giving the protein MKRPDLKTLLIGALAGLTAALLVLGASMQPSFFSALLYTASALPILIVGLGWGNAAAISAVVTGAALGAVLISPSFALIMTLVTLLPAGWLSHLANLARPASELGGPDHLLAWYPLSDILLHLCGLVTLAVIVIGVMIGYGPEITDPIVDLLITSVKQQQPEFMPDPAATAQTKSLILLMLPAVQGGMWVSMLFAAYYFAVRIVAASGRGLRPREDIPSSLRMNRNSIFIFLAGLAACFFGGVPALVGATVIGTFGAGFMLSGFASLHFRTRGKDWRIPALILCYLASILMLLPALLILVLGLSDTRKAIALTPAKDADTSKQSDTKI; this is encoded by the coding sequence TTGAAACGACCGGATCTTAAAACGCTGCTGATCGGCGCACTCGCCGGATTGACCGCCGCCCTGCTGGTGCTGGGCGCGAGCATGCAGCCGTCGTTTTTCAGCGCGCTCCTCTATACGGCCTCGGCGCTGCCGATCCTGATCGTCGGACTCGGCTGGGGCAATGCCGCCGCGATTTCGGCCGTCGTCACGGGAGCGGCGCTCGGTGCGGTCCTCATCTCCCCGTCTTTCGCGCTCATCATGACGCTAGTGACGCTGCTGCCGGCCGGCTGGCTCAGCCATCTTGCCAATCTCGCGCGTCCCGCCTCCGAACTCGGCGGCCCCGACCATCTGCTTGCCTGGTATCCGCTCTCTGATATCCTGCTGCATCTGTGCGGGCTGGTGACGCTTGCCGTCATCGTCATCGGCGTGATGATCGGCTATGGGCCTGAGATCACCGACCCGATCGTCGATCTGCTGATCACCTCGGTCAAGCAGCAGCAGCCGGAATTCATGCCCGATCCGGCGGCAACCGCGCAGACCAAATCGCTGATCCTGCTGATGCTGCCGGCCGTGCAGGGCGGCATGTGGGTCAGCATGCTGTTTGCCGCCTATTATTTCGCCGTGCGCATCGTCGCCGCATCCGGCCGGGGCCTTCGGCCGCGCGAGGATATTCCCTCATCGCTGCGGATGAACCGCAATTCGATCTTCATCTTCCTGGCCGGGCTTGCTGCCTGCTTCTTCGGCGGCGTTCCGGCGCTCGTCGGCGCGACCGTGATTGGCACCTTCGGCGCCGGTTTCATGCTCTCCGGCTTCGCCTCGCTGCATTTCCGCACACGTGGAAAGGACTGGCGCATACCGGCCCTCATCCTCTGCTACCTGGCTTCGATACTCATGCTGCTGCCAGCTCTCCTTATCCTCGTCCTGGGTCTCAGCGATACGCGCAAAGCGATCGCGCTCACCCCGGCGAAAGATGCCGATACCTCCAAACAATCCGACACGAAAATCTGA
- a CDS encoding acyl carrier protein, with the protein MSDIAERVKKIVIDHLGVDADKVVESASFIDDLGADSLDTVELVMAFEEEFGVEIPDDAADSILTVGDAVKFIEKAQA; encoded by the coding sequence ATGAGCGATATCGCAGAACGCGTAAAGAAAATTGTTATTGATCATCTTGGCGTCGATGCCGACAAGGTCGTCGAGAGCGCCAGCTTTATCGACGATCTGGGCGCTGACTCGCTCGACACGGTCGAACTTGTCATGGCTTTCGAAGAAGAATTCGGCGTTGAAATCCCCGACGACGCAGCTGACTCGATCCTGACGGTCGGCGATGCAGTGAAGTTCATTGAGAAGGCCCAGGCCTGA
- a CDS encoding AzlC family ABC transporter permease, giving the protein MLQHSRPSGKFRLGEFIAGMRTIFPLVVAVLPIGLVFGAVAAAKGLSPLETTLMSALVFAGGSQFVAMDIWTHPASWIGVGFAALLVNIRHVLMSASIGTKMQSFPGVKRYIAMLFLADELWAMAEFRAGSTRLTPAWYAGIVTPFYLTWVGSSLTGALLGAFLGNPAVIGLDFAFPAVFVALVMGFWKGPETGAVLAASGAASVAVHHFVPGVWYIAAGALAGLSMALWQGRAREQAV; this is encoded by the coding sequence ATGCTGCAGCACAGCCGGCCATCCGGCAAATTTCGTCTTGGCGAATTTATCGCCGGTATGCGCACCATCTTTCCGCTTGTCGTCGCCGTTTTGCCGATCGGCCTTGTCTTCGGCGCGGTCGCCGCTGCCAAGGGCCTTTCGCCGCTGGAAACGACACTGATGAGCGCACTTGTTTTCGCAGGCGGTTCGCAATTCGTGGCGATGGACATCTGGACGCATCCGGCAAGCTGGATCGGCGTCGGCTTCGCAGCCCTGCTGGTCAATATCCGCCACGTGCTGATGAGCGCGTCGATCGGCACGAAGATGCAGTCTTTCCCCGGCGTCAAACGTTATATCGCCATGCTCTTCCTCGCCGATGAGCTCTGGGCCATGGCGGAATTCCGGGCCGGCAGCACAAGGCTGACACCCGCCTGGTATGCCGGCATCGTCACGCCCTTCTACCTCACCTGGGTCGGCTCTTCGCTGACAGGCGCACTGCTCGGCGCCTTTCTCGGCAATCCTGCCGTCATCGGCCTCGACTTCGCCTTTCCGGCTGTCTTCGTCGCGCTCGTCATGGGCTTCTGGAAGGGGCCGGAAACCGGCGCCGTGCTTGCCGCAAGCGGTGCCGCTTCCGTTGCAGTCCACCATTTCGTGCCGGGGGTCTGGTATATCGCCGCTGGTGCGCTGGCCGGGCTGTCAATGGCCCTCTGGCAGGGCAGGGCGCGGGAGCAGGCGGTATGA
- the rplI gene encoding 50S ribosomal protein L9 → MEVILLERISKLGQMGETVKVRDGFARNYLLPLGKALRANAANKARFESERATLEARNLERKSEAQKVADVLDGKSFIVVRSAGETGQLYGSVAARDVVEVLAAEGFNIGRNQVHLNTPIKAIGLHKVELQLHAEVEINIELNVARSAEEAERQAKGEELTSVDAIYGVDEDALRPEDFFDPEADGLDENEA, encoded by the coding sequence ATGGAAGTCATCCTTCTCGAACGCATCTCCAAGCTCGGCCAGATGGGCGAAACCGTAAAGGTTCGCGACGGCTTTGCCCGCAACTACCTGCTGCCGCTCGGCAAGGCACTGCGCGCCAACGCCGCCAACAAGGCCCGCTTCGAATCCGAGCGCGCGACGCTCGAGGCCCGCAACCTCGAGCGCAAGTCGGAAGCCCAGAAGGTCGCCGACGTTCTCGACGGCAAGTCCTTCATCGTCGTGCGTTCGGCCGGCGAAACCGGCCAGCTCTACGGCTCGGTCGCTGCCCGTGACGTCGTCGAGGTTCTCGCCGCCGAAGGCTTCAACATCGGCCGCAACCAGGTTCACCTGAACACGCCGATCAAGGCGATCGGCCTGCACAAGGTCGAGCTGCAGCTGCATGCCGAAGTCGAAATCAACATCGAACTGAACGTTGCCCGTTCTGCCGAAGAGGCCGAGCGCCAGGCCAAGGGCGAAGAACTCACCTCGGTCGACGCGATCTACGGCGTCGACGAAGACGCGCTGCGTCCGGAAGATTTCTTCGATCCGGAAGCAGACGGCCTCGACGAAAACGAAGCATAA
- the rpsF gene encoding 30S ribosomal protein S6, protein MALYEHVFLARQDISAQQVDALVEQYKGVIEANGGKVGRIENWGLKSLTYRIKKNRKAHYALMDIDAPPAAIQEMERQMRISEDVLRYMTIAVEKHEEGPSAMLQKRDRDDRGPREGGDRGPRREFGDRPPRRDGDFQRGPRPDRAPREDRA, encoded by the coding sequence ATGGCTCTTTATGAACATGTATTCCTTGCCCGACAGGATATTTCCGCTCAGCAGGTCGATGCCCTCGTAGAACAGTACAAGGGTGTGATCGAAGCTAACGGCGGCAAGGTCGGGCGCATCGAGAACTGGGGACTCAAGTCCCTCACCTATCGCATCAAGAAGAACCGCAAGGCGCACTACGCCCTGATGGACATCGATGCACCGCCGGCTGCGATCCAGGAAATGGAACGTCAGATGCGCATCAGCGAAGACGTTCTTCGCTACATGACCATCGCCGTCGAAAAGCATGAGGAAGGCCCGTCTGCCATGCTGCAGAAGCGCGACCGCGACGACCGCGGCCCGCGTGAAGGCGGCGACCGTGGCCCGCGCCGCGAATTCGGTGACCGTCCGCCGCGCCGTGACGGCGACTTCCAGCGTGGCCCGCGTCCGGACCGCGCTCCCCGCGAAGACCGTGCATAA
- a CDS encoding replicative DNA helicase, whose translation MNDAARKIAAVAPSEQHYREAPNNIEAEQALLGAILMNNDAYYRVSDFLKPIHLYEPLHRKIFEVAGDIIRMGKIANPVTIKTFLKADEKVGDMTVSQYLASLVSNAVTVINAEDYGRAIYDLALRRALITIGEDVVNIAYDAPLDMPPQSQIEDTERRLFELAENGRYDGGFQSFNDAVALAIDMAAVAKERDGGLSGISTGIHSLDAKMGGLQRSDLIILAGRPGMGKTSLATNIAYNIAAAYEGEVQPDGSMKAKNGGVVGFYSLEMSSEQLATRIISEQTEVSSSKIRRGDINDADFEKLVACSMMMQKVPLYIDQTGGISIAQLSARARRLKRQRGLDVLVVDYVQLMTGSGKSSDNRVQEITQITTGLKALGKELNVPIIALSQLSRQVESRDDKRPQLSDLRESGSIEQDADVVLFVFREEYYVKNQEPRDPHDPKYPEWEALFDKVKGTADVIIAKQRHGPTGTVKLAFQAEFTRFADLADPSFIQYEEH comes from the coding sequence ATGAACGACGCCGCTCGAAAGATTGCAGCCGTTGCTCCGTCGGAGCAGCATTACCGCGAAGCACCCAACAATATCGAAGCCGAGCAGGCGCTTCTCGGCGCCATCCTGATGAACAACGACGCCTATTACCGGGTGTCGGACTTCCTCAAGCCGATCCATCTCTACGAACCGCTGCACCGGAAGATCTTCGAGGTCGCCGGCGACATCATCCGCATGGGCAAGATCGCCAATCCGGTGACGATCAAGACCTTCCTGAAAGCCGACGAGAAAGTCGGCGACATGACGGTTTCGCAATATCTGGCAAGCCTCGTCAGCAACGCGGTCACGGTCATCAACGCCGAGGATTACGGCCGGGCGATCTATGATCTCGCGCTGCGCCGGGCGCTGATCACCATCGGGGAGGATGTCGTCAACATCGCCTATGACGCGCCGCTCGATATGCCGCCGCAGTCGCAAATCGAGGATACCGAACGCCGGCTGTTCGAGCTCGCCGAAAATGGCCGTTACGATGGCGGCTTCCAGTCTTTCAACGACGCCGTGGCGCTGGCGATCGACATGGCGGCCGTCGCCAAGGAGCGCGACGGCGGCCTTTCCGGCATTTCCACCGGCATCCATTCGCTTGATGCCAAGATGGGCGGCCTGCAGCGTTCGGACTTGATCATCCTCGCCGGACGCCCCGGCATGGGCAAGACCTCGCTTGCGACCAACATCGCCTACAACATCGCCGCCGCCTATGAGGGCGAGGTGCAGCCGGACGGCAGCATGAAGGCAAAGAACGGCGGCGTCGTCGGCTTCTACTCGCTCGAAATGTCGTCCGAACAGCTCGCCACCCGTATCATCTCCGAGCAGACGGAAGTCTCCTCCTCGAAGATCCGGCGCGGCGACATCAACGATGCCGATTTCGAAAAGCTCGTCGCCTGCTCGATGATGATGCAGAAGGTGCCGCTCTATATCGACCAGACCGGCGGCATCTCCATCGCCCAGCTTTCGGCGAGGGCGCGCCGCCTCAAGCGCCAGCGTGGCCTCGACGTGCTCGTGGTCGACTACGTGCAGCTGATGACCGGCTCCGGCAAATCAAGCGACAATCGCGTCCAGGAAATCACCCAGATCACCACCGGCCTCAAGGCGCTCGGCAAGGAGCTCAACGTTCCGATCATCGCGCTGTCGCAGCTCTCGCGTCAGGTCGAAAGCCGCGACGACAAGCGCCCGCAGCTCTCCGACCTCCGTGAATCCGGTTCGATCGAGCAGGATGCCGACGTCGTGCTCTTCGTGTTCCGCGAGGAATATTACGTCAAGAATCAGGAGCCGCGCGATCCTCACGATCCGAAATATCCGGAGTGGGAAGCACTGTTCGACAAGGTGAAGGGCACCGCCGACGTCATCATCGCCAAGCAACGTCACGGACCGACAGGCACGGTGAAGCTCGCCTTCCAGGCGGAATTCACCCGCTTCGCCGATCTCGCAGATCCTTCCTTCATACAGTATGAGGAACATTGA
- the fabG gene encoding 3-oxoacyl-[acyl-carrier-protein] reductase: MFDLSGRKALVTGASGGIGEEIARLLHQQGAIVGLHGTRVEKLEALAAELGERVKIFPANLSDRDEVKALGQKAEADLEGVDILVNNAGITKDGLFVRMSDEDWDAVLEVNLTATFRLTRELTHPMMRRRYGRIINITSVVGVTGNPGQANYCASKAGMIGFTKSLAQEIATRNVTVNCVAPGFIESAMTGKLNDKQKEAIMGAIPMKRMGTGGEVASAVAYLASSEAAYMTGQTLHVNGGMAMI; the protein is encoded by the coding sequence ATGTTCGATCTCTCCGGCCGCAAGGCTCTCGTCACCGGCGCATCGGGCGGCATCGGCGAGGAAATCGCCCGTCTCCTTCATCAGCAGGGCGCCATCGTCGGCCTGCACGGCACCCGCGTCGAGAAGCTGGAAGCGCTGGCGGCCGAGCTCGGCGAGCGCGTCAAGATCTTCCCGGCCAACTTGTCGGACCGTGACGAGGTGAAGGCGCTCGGCCAGAAGGCCGAGGCCGATCTCGAGGGTGTCGATATCCTCGTCAACAATGCCGGCATCACCAAGGACGGCCTGTTCGTGCGCATGAGCGACGAAGACTGGGATGCGGTCCTCGAGGTCAATCTGACGGCGACCTTCCGCCTGACGCGCGAGTTGACGCATCCGATGATGCGCCGCCGCTATGGCCGTATCATCAACATCACCTCCGTCGTCGGCGTCACCGGCAATCCGGGCCAGGCCAACTATTGCGCCTCCAAGGCCGGCATGATCGGCTTCACCAAGTCCTTGGCGCAGGAAATCGCCACCCGCAATGTGACCGTCAACTGCGTCGCCCCCGGCTTCATCGAAAGCGCGATGACCGGCAAGCTGAATGACAAGCAGAAGGAAGCGATCATGGGGGCTATCCCGATGAAGCGGATGGGGACGGGCGGCGAAGTCGCCTCGGCGGTTGCCTATCTTGCGTCCTCCGAGGCTGCCTACATGACCGGCCAGACGCTGCACGTAAACGGCGGCATGGCGATGATCTGA
- the fabD gene encoding ACP S-malonyltransferase yields MTIAFTFPGQGSQAVGMGKDLAENFAEARAVLEEVDEALGEKLSDVMFNGPEDTLTLTANAQPALMAVSIAVIRVLQAKGLDLKSKVAYVAGHSLGEYSALCAAGTFSLADTARLLRIRGNAMQAAVPVGVGAMAAIIGLEHADVVAVCEEAAATGACQIANDNGGGQIVISGEKAAVEKAAGLATDRGAKRAILLPVSAPFHSKLMAPAAEAMRAALATVAKSDPVVPLIANVRAAPVSGADEIASLLVEQVTGQVRWRETVEWFAGNGVTTLYELGSGKVLTGLARRIDKTVNGISVGGPADIDAAVAALMA; encoded by the coding sequence ATGACCATTGCTTTTACTTTTCCCGGCCAGGGCAGCCAGGCCGTCGGCATGGGCAAGGATCTGGCCGAGAATTTTGCGGAAGCCCGCGCGGTTTTAGAAGAAGTCGACGAGGCGCTCGGTGAAAAACTTTCGGACGTTATGTTCAACGGTCCCGAGGACACCCTGACCCTGACTGCGAACGCCCAGCCGGCGCTGATGGCGGTTTCGATCGCCGTCATCCGCGTTCTCCAGGCGAAGGGGCTGGACCTGAAGTCCAAGGTCGCCTACGTCGCCGGTCACTCGCTCGGCGAGTATTCCGCCCTTTGTGCCGCCGGCACCTTTTCCCTCGCCGATACTGCGCGGCTGCTGCGTATTCGCGGCAATGCCATGCAGGCGGCCGTTCCCGTCGGCGTCGGCGCCATGGCCGCGATCATCGGCCTTGAACATGCCGACGTCGTCGCCGTCTGCGAAGAGGCTGCCGCCACCGGCGCCTGCCAGATCGCCAACGACAATGGCGGCGGCCAGATCGTCATTTCGGGGGAGAAGGCTGCTGTCGAAAAGGCCGCCGGCCTCGCAACCGACAGGGGCGCCAAGCGCGCCATCCTGCTGCCGGTCTCGGCTCCCTTTCATTCCAAGCTGATGGCACCTGCGGCCGAGGCCATGCGCGCGGCGCTGGCGACGGTCGCCAAGTCCGATCCCGTCGTGCCCCTGATCGCCAATGTCCGCGCCGCCCCGGTGTCCGGCGCCGACGAGATCGCCAGCCTCCTGGTCGAGCAGGTGACCGGCCAGGTTCGTTGGCGCGAGACGGTGGAATGGTTCGCCGGCAATGGCGTGACGACGCTTTATGAACTCGGTTCCGGCAAGGTGCTGACCGGCCTTGCCCGTCGCATCGACAAAACAGTCAACGGCATCTCCGTCGGCGGCCCGGCGGACATCGACGCGGCTGTCGCCGCCCTGATGGCCTGA
- a CDS encoding AzlD family protein, with the protein MTLDLNTLIAILTMAAATVFTRVSGLVLIRHIEIDERRRTAIEAIPPAVLMAVIAPTAFATGWAETLACAATAIAARRLPMLASVVVGVATVALLRAAGL; encoded by the coding sequence ATGACGCTCGACCTCAACACCCTTATCGCCATCCTCACGATGGCTGCTGCAACGGTATTTACCCGCGTCAGCGGTCTCGTCCTGATCCGGCATATCGAGATCGATGAGCGCCGGAGAACGGCGATCGAAGCCATTCCGCCTGCCGTGCTGATGGCCGTCATCGCCCCGACCGCCTTTGCGACCGGCTGGGCGGAGACCCTGGCCTGCGCGGCAACGGCAATTGCCGCACGCCGCCTGCCGATGCTTGCAAGCGTCGTGGTTGGCGTCGCAACGGTCGCGCTGTTGCGGGCAGCCGGGCTCTAA
- a CDS encoding aldo/keto reductase — MKYKSLGRTDISVSEICLGTMTWGSQNSETDAHAQMDYAVEKGVNFFDTAELYPTTPVSPETQGWTEDYIGSWFEKSGKRSEIVLATKVAGRGRDYLRGGEGADARNIRLALEASLKRLKTDYVDLYQVHWPNRGHFHFRQNWSYNPFNQDRDKAVANMLDILETLGALVKEGKIRAIGLSNETTWGIQKYLTLSEQKNLPRVASVQNEYNLLYRHFDLDLAELSHYEDVGLLAYSPLAGGILTGKYVGGLRPKGSRASINPDIGGRLQPLQEPATKAYLTLATRYGLDPAAMALAFCLSRPFMTSVIIGATSMEQLKTDLGAAELTLSDEVLAEIAKVHRQYPLTL, encoded by the coding sequence ATGAAGTACAAGTCACTCGGCCGTACAGACATTTCCGTTTCAGAAATCTGCCTTGGCACCATGACCTGGGGCTCGCAGAACAGCGAAACCGACGCGCATGCGCAGATGGATTACGCCGTCGAAAAGGGCGTCAATTTCTTCGATACCGCCGAGCTCTACCCGACAACGCCGGTTTCGCCCGAAACGCAGGGCTGGACCGAAGACTATATCGGCAGCTGGTTCGAAAAGTCCGGCAAGCGAAGCGAGATCGTGCTCGCCACCAAGGTCGCCGGCCGCGGCCGCGATTATCTGCGCGGCGGTGAAGGAGCGGATGCGAGGAATATCCGCCTGGCGCTCGAGGCCAGCCTGAAACGGCTGAAGACGGATTATGTCGACCTCTATCAGGTGCATTGGCCGAACCGCGGCCATTTTCATTTCCGCCAAAACTGGAGCTACAACCCCTTCAACCAAGATCGCGACAAGGCCGTCGCCAACATGCTCGATATCCTGGAGACGCTCGGCGCGCTGGTGAAGGAAGGCAAGATCCGCGCGATCGGCCTTTCCAACGAAACCACCTGGGGTATCCAGAAATATCTGACGCTCTCCGAACAGAAGAACCTGCCGCGGGTCGCCAGCGTTCAGAACGAATACAACCTGCTCTACCGCCACTTCGACCTCGATCTCGCCGAGCTCTCGCATTACGAAGATGTCGGGCTGCTTGCCTATTCACCGCTCGCCGGTGGCATCCTGACCGGCAAATATGTCGGTGGTCTGAGACCGAAAGGTTCGCGCGCGTCGATCAATCCCGATATCGGCGGCCGGCTCCAGCCACTGCAGGAGCCGGCGACCAAGGCCTATCTGACCCTCGCGACCCGATACGGTCTCGACCCGGCGGCCATGGCGCTCGCCTTCTGCCTGTCGAGACCCTTCATGACCTCGGTCATCATCGGCGCAACCTCGATGGAGCAGTTGAAAACCGATCTCGGCGCAGCCGAGCTGACGCTTTCGGACGAGGTGCTGGCGGAGATTGCCAAGGTGCACCGGCAGTATCCGCTGACGCTCTGA
- the fabF gene encoding beta-ketoacyl-ACP synthase II: MRRVVITGTGMVSPLGCGTEVTWSRLLAGQNGARLVTEFEVDDLPAKIACRIPLGDGTDGTFSADQWMEPKEQRKVDPFIIYGMAAADMALADAGWHPESDEDQISTGVLIGSGIGGIEGIVEAGYTLRDKGPRRISPFFIPGRLINLVSGQVSIRHKLRGPNHSVVTACSTGAHAIGDAARLIALGDADVMVAGGTESPVSRISLAGFAACKALSTQHNDDPQKASRPYDRDRDGFVMGEGAGIVVLEELEHAKARGAKIYAEIVGYGLSGDAYHITAPSEDGEGAGRCMAMALKRAGLTPADIDYINAHGTSTMADTIELGAVERLVGNAASKISMSSTKSATGHLLGAAGAIEAIFATLAIRDNIAPPTLNLDNPERETAIDLVPHKAREREIDVALSNSFGFGGTNASLVLRRYAQ, encoded by the coding sequence ATGAGACGTGTCGTCATCACTGGTACCGGCATGGTATCACCCTTGGGATGCGGAACTGAGGTGACGTGGTCGCGGCTGCTCGCCGGCCAGAACGGCGCCCGCCTCGTCACCGAATTCGAGGTCGACGACCTTCCCGCCAAGATTGCCTGCCGTATCCCGCTCGGTGACGGCACTGACGGCACCTTCAGCGCCGACCAATGGATGGAGCCGAAGGAGCAGCGCAAGGTCGATCCCTTCATCATCTATGGCATGGCCGCGGCCGACATGGCGCTTGCCGACGCCGGCTGGCATCCCGAGAGCGATGAGGATCAAATCTCCACCGGCGTGCTGATCGGCTCGGGCATCGGCGGCATCGAAGGCATCGTCGAGGCAGGTTACACCCTGCGCGACAAGGGTCCGCGCCGTATCTCCCCCTTCTTCATCCCCGGCCGCCTGATCAATCTCGTCTCTGGCCAGGTCTCGATCCGCCATAAACTGCGCGGACCCAATCATTCGGTCGTCACCGCCTGCTCGACGGGCGCGCATGCGATCGGCGATGCCGCGCGGCTGATCGCGCTTGGTGACGCCGACGTCATGGTCGCCGGCGGCACGGAATCTCCCGTCAGCCGTATTTCGCTGGCAGGCTTTGCCGCCTGCAAGGCGCTGTCGACCCAGCACAACGACGATCCGCAGAAGGCTTCGCGCCCTTATGACCGCGACCGTGACGGCTTCGTCATGGGCGAGGGCGCCGGCATCGTCGTGCTCGAAGAGCTGGAGCATGCGAAGGCCCGCGGCGCCAAGATCTACGCCGAGATCGTCGGCTACGGCCTGTCGGGCGACGCCTATCACATTACCGCGCCATCCGAAGACGGCGAGGGTGCCGGCCGCTGCATGGCGATGGCGCTGAAGCGCGCCGGGCTGACACCGGCCGACATCGACTACATCAACGCTCATGGTACTTCGACCATGGCCGACACGATCGAACTCGGGGCAGTCGAGCGCCTGGTCGGCAACGCGGCGTCGAAGATCTCGATGTCCTCGACCAAGTCGGCGACCGGACACCTTCTCGGTGCTGCCGGCGCGATCGAGGCGATCTTCGCGACACTTGCCATCCGTGACAATATCGCGCCGCCGACGCTCAATCTTGACAATCCCGAACGCGAGACGGCGATCGATCTTGTTCCGCACAAGGCTCGTGAGCGAGAAATCGACGTGGCTCTGTCCAATTCGTTCGGGTTCGGCGGCACGAACGCATCGCTCGTGCTGCGCCGTTACGCGCAGTAA
- the rpsR gene encoding 30S ribosomal protein S18 — translation MSEASSAPVRRPFHRRRKTCPFSGANAPRIDYKDVRLLQRYISERGKIVPSRITAVSQKKQRELAQAIKRARFLGLLPYVVA, via the coding sequence ATGTCTGAAGCTTCCTCCGCACCGGTCCGCCGTCCGTTCCATCGCCGCCGCAAGACCTGCCCGTTCTCCGGCGCAAACGCACCGCGGATCGACTACAAGGACGTTCGCCTGCTGCAGCGCTACATTTCCGAGCGCGGCAAGATCGTTCCGTCCCGCATCACGGCCGTTTCCCAGAAGAAGCAGCGCGAACTCGCCCAGGCGATCAAGCGCGCCCGTTTCCTCGGCCTGCTGCCCTACGTCGTCGCTTAA
- a CDS encoding AraC family transcriptional regulator: MPLAEVESARFWRDSRFRDMECLSATFLTHEYAPHAHDTFSIGAIESGTQIATLSGRREETGPGDLYLIDPGVIHDGAPGGEGYRYRMIYPDMKLFIDILEDVTGKAFHATPSFSSGLPRDPELANAFHAAHRTLENGAGALESDEGMFSVLAAIFARHGSAIVVPVDTRERSAVARAREYLIENFDLDVGLEELAGVAGLSRAHLIRAFRKEYHITPHAFLTDRRVQVARRLLRQGHMPADIALECGFADQAHFTRHFKARTGVTPGQFRLG, translated from the coding sequence ATGCCGCTCGCGGAAGTGGAATCCGCCCGCTTCTGGCGGGATAGCCGCTTCCGCGACATGGAATGCCTGAGCGCCACCTTCCTGACGCATGAATACGCACCGCACGCGCACGATACATTCAGCATCGGCGCGATAGAAAGCGGCACCCAGATCGCCACCCTCAGCGGCAGGCGGGAGGAAACCGGCCCGGGCGATCTCTATCTGATAGATCCCGGCGTCATCCATGACGGTGCTCCGGGCGGCGAGGGCTACCGTTACCGCATGATCTATCCCGACATGAAGCTGTTCATCGACATTCTGGAGGATGTCACCGGCAAGGCCTTCCATGCGACACCGTCTTTCTCCAGCGGGCTTCCGCGCGATCCTGAGCTCGCCAATGCCTTTCACGCCGCCCATCGCACGCTCGAAAACGGTGCCGGCGCGCTGGAGTCCGATGAAGGCATGTTCTCGGTGCTGGCGGCGATCTTCGCGCGTCACGGCAGCGCCATCGTCGTTCCTGTCGATACGCGGGAACGAAGCGCGGTCGCCCGCGCCCGCGAATACCTGATCGAGAACTTCGACCTCGATGTCGGCCTTGAGGAATTGGCCGGGGTAGCGGGATTGAGCCGCGCTCACCTCATCCGGGCTTTCCGCAAGGAATATCACATCACGCCACATGCCTTCCTGACGGACCGGCGCGTGCAGGTGGCCCGCCGGCTGCTGCGGCAGGGGCACATGCCGGCCGATATCGCGCTCGAATGTGGTTTTGCCGATCAGGCGCATTTCACCCGCCATTTCAAGGCGCGCACTGGCGTGACCCCCGGCCAATTCCGCCTGGGCTGA